One window of the Sciurus carolinensis chromosome 8, mSciCar1.2, whole genome shotgun sequence genome contains the following:
- the Pip gene encoding prolactin-inducible protein, translating into MRSLQLPLRVGLTALLLVLCLQLGLSRAQENTTKRRVIDFDLNMPQTAKANEEVTVQLRLQTELRECMVVKAHLQSNLPIEGAFNYKYTRCLCEDNPLTFLWDFQSNKTAKIAVVVDIIKEANICVQDISVVPNEANRYYTLRTLVIE; encoded by the exons atGCGCTCTCTCCAGTTGCCACTCAGGGTTGGCCTTACCGCCCTGCTCCTGGTCCTATGCCTGCAGCTGGGCCTCAGCAGAGCTCAGGAAAACAC TACCAAACGGAGGGTGATAGATTTTGATTTGAATATGCCACAGACAGCAAAAGCAAATGAAGAAGTCACTGTGCAACTTAGACTTCAAACAGAATTGAGAGAATGCATGGTG GTTAAAGCTCACCTCCAAAGCAACCTCCCAATTGAAGGTGCCTTCAACTACAAATACACCCGCTGTCTCTGTGAAGATAATCCATTAACCTTTTTATGGGACTTTCAGAGCAACA AGACTGCAAAAATTGCAGTAGTGGTTGACATAATTAAAGAGGCAAATATCTGTGTTCAAGATATTTCAGTGGTTCCCAACGAAGCAAATCGATATTATACTTTGCGTACCCTGGTCATAGAATAA